In a genomic window of Pseudomonas mohnii:
- a CDS encoding universal stress protein: protein MPYHHILVAVDLTEECDPVIHRARELAVSNSAKLSLVHIVEPMAMAFGGDVPMDLSQLQQQQFDQAKERLDRLIVKYPELSREYSHLTYGQPRQEIHHLAKEQGCDIIVVGSHGRHGLALLLGSTANDVLHGAPCDVLAVRLQNKS from the coding sequence ATGCCCTACCACCATATTCTGGTCGCTGTAGACCTAACCGAAGAGTGCGACCCTGTAATCCACCGTGCTCGCGAACTGGCAGTGAGCAATAGTGCGAAATTGTCCCTGGTACACATTGTCGAGCCGATGGCCATGGCCTTTGGCGGTGACGTGCCGATGGACCTGTCACAACTGCAACAACAGCAATTCGATCAGGCCAAAGAGCGTCTTGACCGGTTGATCGTGAAATACCCGGAGCTGTCCAGGGAGTACAGCCACCTGACCTACGGCCAGCCACGCCAGGAAATTCACCACCTGGCCAAGGAGCAAGGGTGCGACATCATCGTGGTCGGCAGTCACGGGCGACACGGCCTGGCACTGCTGCTGGGCTCAACCGCCAACGATGTACTGCACGGTGCGCCTTGCGATGTGCTGGCGGTGCGCCTGCAAAACAAAAGCTGA
- the lexA gene encoding transcriptional repressor LexA yields the protein MLKLTPRQAEILAFIKRCLEDNGYPPTRAEIAQELGFKSPNAAEEHLKALARKGAIEMTPGASRGIRIPGFEAKADDSSLPIIGRVAAGAPILAQQHVEESCNINPSFFHPRADYLLRVHGMSMKDVGIFDGDLLAVHTTREARNGQIVVARIGDEVTVKRFKRDGSKVWLIAENPEFAPIEVNLKDQELVIEGLSVGVIRR from the coding sequence ATGCTAAAGCTGACGCCACGCCAAGCAGAGATTCTGGCCTTCATCAAACGCTGCCTAGAAGACAACGGCTACCCGCCAACCCGTGCGGAAATCGCTCAGGAACTGGGTTTCAAATCGCCAAACGCGGCAGAAGAGCACCTCAAGGCGCTTGCCCGCAAAGGCGCGATCGAAATGACGCCCGGTGCTTCCCGCGGGATTCGCATTCCCGGGTTCGAGGCCAAGGCCGACGACTCCAGCCTGCCGATCATCGGCCGTGTGGCCGCTGGCGCACCGATCCTCGCTCAGCAACACGTCGAGGAATCCTGCAACATCAATCCTTCGTTCTTCCATCCCCGCGCCGACTACCTGTTGCGAGTTCATGGCATGAGCATGAAAGACGTGGGTATTTTCGACGGCGACCTGCTGGCCGTGCACACCACCCGTGAAGCCCGTAACGGCCAGATCGTGGTCGCACGGATCGGCGACGAAGTGACCGTCAAGCGTTTCAAGCGCGATGGCAGCAAAGTCTGGCTGATCGCCGAAAACCCTGAATTCGCCCCAATCGAAGTGAACCTTAAAGATCAGGAACTGGTGATCGAAGGCTTGAGTGTCGGCGTCATTCGCCGCTAA
- the fadA gene encoding acetyl-CoA C-acyltransferase FadA, whose amino-acid sequence MSLNPRDVVIVDFGRTPMGRSKGGMHRNTRAEDMSAHLISKLLERNVKVDPNEVEDVIWGCVNQTLEQGWNIARMASLMTQIPHTSAGQTVSRLCGSSMSALHTAAQAIMTGNGDVFVVGGVEHMGHVSMMHGVDPNPHMSLYAAKASGMMGLTAEMLGKMHGITREQQDAFGMRSHQLAHKATVEGKFKDEIIPMQGYDENGFLKLFDYDETIRPETTLESLAALKPAFNPKGGTVTAGTSSQITDGASCMIVMSAQRAQDLGIQPMAVIRSMAVAGVDPAIMGYGPVPATQKALKRAGLGINDIDFFELNEAFAAQALPVLKDLKVLDKMNEKVNLHGGAIALGHPFGCSGARISGTLLNVMKQNGGTFGVATMCIGLGQGISTVFERV is encoded by the coding sequence ATGAGCTTGAATCCTAGAGACGTCGTGATTGTCGACTTCGGTCGTACTCCGATGGGCCGCTCCAAGGGCGGCATGCACCGCAACACCCGCGCCGAAGACATGTCGGCGCACCTGATCAGCAAACTGCTGGAACGCAACGTCAAGGTCGACCCGAACGAAGTCGAAGACGTGATCTGGGGCTGTGTGAACCAGACCCTGGAACAGGGCTGGAACATCGCCCGCATGGCGTCGCTGATGACCCAGATCCCGCACACCTCGGCTGGTCAGACCGTCAGCCGTCTGTGCGGCTCGTCGATGAGCGCGCTGCACACTGCCGCGCAAGCGATCATGACCGGTAATGGTGACGTGTTCGTCGTTGGCGGCGTCGAGCATATGGGTCACGTGAGCATGATGCACGGTGTCGATCCGAACCCGCACATGTCCCTGTACGCGGCGAAGGCCTCGGGCATGATGGGCCTGACCGCTGAAATGCTGGGCAAAATGCACGGCATCACTCGCGAGCAGCAGGATGCTTTCGGCATGCGCTCCCACCAGCTCGCCCACAAGGCGACCGTGGAAGGCAAGTTCAAAGACGAAATCATCCCGATGCAGGGCTACGACGAGAACGGTTTCCTGAAACTGTTCGACTACGACGAAACCATTCGTCCGGAAACCACCCTGGAAAGTCTGGCGGCCCTCAAGCCGGCCTTCAATCCAAAGGGCGGTACCGTGACGGCGGGTACTTCGTCGCAGATCACTGATGGTGCTTCGTGCATGATCGTGATGTCGGCGCAGCGCGCACAGGACCTGGGCATCCAGCCTATGGCGGTGATTCGCTCGATGGCAGTGGCAGGTGTGGACCCGGCGATCATGGGCTATGGTCCAGTACCGGCCACACAGAAAGCACTGAAGCGCGCGGGCCTTGGCATCAACGATATCGACTTCTTCGAGCTCAACGAAGCTTTCGCCGCACAGGCCTTGCCGGTGCTGAAAGATTTGAAAGTGCTCGACAAGATGAACGAGAAGGTTAACCTGCACGGCGGCGCGATCGCCCTGGGTCACCCGTTCGGTTGCTCCGGTGCGCGTATCTCCGGCACTTTGCTCAATGTAATGAAGCAAAATGGCGGCACCTTCGGGGTAGCGACCATGTGCATTGGTCTCGGCCAAGGCATCTCCACCGTCTTCGAACGCGTTTAA
- the fadB gene encoding fatty acid oxidation complex subunit alpha FadB, translating into MIYEGKAITVKALESGIVELKFDLKGESVNKFNRLTLNELRQAVDTIKADASIKGVIVSSGKDVFIVGADITEFVDNFKLPDAELVAGNLEANKIFSDFEDLNVPTVAAINGIALGGGLEMCLAADYRVMSTKAKIGLPEVKLGIYPGFGGTVRLPRLIGADNAIEWIAAGKENRPEDALKVGAVDAVVAPEKLQEAALELIKRAISGEFDYKAKRQPKLEKLKLNAIEQMMAFETAKGFVAGQAGPNYPAPVEAIKTIQKAANFGRDKALEVEAAGFVKLAKTSAAQSLIGLFLNDQELKKKAKAYDEIAKDVKQAAVLGAGIMGGGIAYQSASKGTPILMKDINEHGIEQGLAEAAKLLVGRVEKGRMTAAKMAEVLNGIRPTLSYGDFGHVDLVVEAVVENPKVKQAVLAEVEDQVKEDTILASNTSTISISLLAKALKRPENFVGMHFFNPVHMMPLVEVIRGEKSSELAVATTVAYAKKMGKNPIVVNDCPGFLVNRVLFPYFGGFAKLVSAGVDFVRIDKVMEKFGWPMGPAYLMDVVGIDTGHHGRDVMAEGFPDRMKDDRRSAVDVLYEAKRLGQKNGKGFYAYETDKKGKQKKVADPSVLEVLKPIVFEQREVTDEDIINWMMIPLCLETVRCLEDGIVETAAEADMGLVYGIGFPPFRGGALRYIDSIGVAAFVALADQYADLGALYHPTAKLREMAKNGQSFFG; encoded by the coding sequence ATGATTTACGAAGGTAAAGCCATCACGGTTAAGGCTCTTGAAAGTGGCATCGTCGAACTGAAATTCGACCTCAAGGGTGAGTCCGTCAACAAGTTCAACCGTCTAACCCTGAACGAACTGCGTCAGGCCGTAGACACCATCAAGGCAGATGCTTCGATCAAGGGTGTGATCGTCAGCAGTGGCAAGGACGTCTTCATCGTCGGCGCCGACATCACCGAATTTGTCGACAACTTCAAGCTGCCGGATGCAGAGCTTGTTGCTGGCAACCTCGAAGCCAACAAGATTTTCAGCGATTTCGAAGACCTCAACGTCCCGACCGTCGCCGCGATCAACGGCATCGCTCTGGGTGGCGGTCTGGAAATGTGCCTGGCAGCGGACTACCGCGTCATGTCCACCAAGGCCAAGATCGGTTTGCCTGAAGTCAAACTGGGCATCTACCCGGGCTTCGGCGGTACCGTTCGCCTGCCGCGCCTGATCGGTGCCGACAACGCCATCGAGTGGATCGCCGCCGGCAAGGAAAACCGTCCGGAAGACGCGCTGAAAGTCGGTGCCGTCGATGCCGTGGTGGCTCCTGAAAAACTGCAGGAAGCTGCGCTGGAACTGATCAAGCGCGCCATTTCCGGCGAATTCGATTACAAGGCCAAGCGCCAGCCGAAGCTGGAAAAACTGAAGCTGAACGCGATCGAGCAAATGATGGCTTTCGAAACCGCCAAAGGTTTCGTGGCGGGTCAGGCTGGCCCGAACTACCCGGCGCCGGTCGAAGCGATCAAGACCATCCAGAAAGCCGCGAACTTCGGTCGCGACAAGGCTCTGGAAGTCGAAGCGGCCGGTTTCGTGAAGCTGGCCAAGACCTCTGCTGCGCAGAGCTTGATCGGCCTGTTCCTGAACGATCAGGAGCTGAAGAAAAAGGCCAAGGCCTACGACGAAATCGCCAAGGACGTGAAGCAGGCTGCCGTACTCGGCGCCGGCATCATGGGTGGCGGTATCGCCTATCAGTCGGCGTCCAAAGGCACGCCGATCCTGATGAAGGACATCAACGAGCACGGTATCGAGCAGGGGCTGGCCGAAGCCGCCAAGCTGCTGGTTGGCCGCGTTGAGAAAGGCCGCATGACCGCCGCGAAAATGGCTGAAGTGCTCAACGGCATTCGTCCGACCCTGTCTTACGGTGACTTCGGTCACGTTGACCTGGTGGTTGAAGCGGTCGTCGAGAACCCGAAGGTCAAGCAAGCCGTTCTGGCTGAAGTCGAAGACCAGGTCAAAGAGGACACCATCCTCGCCTCGAACACCTCGACCATTTCCATCAGCCTGTTGGCCAAGGCCCTCAAGCGTCCGGAAAACTTCGTCGGCATGCACTTCTTCAACCCGGTGCACATGATGCCGCTGGTCGAAGTGATCCGTGGCGAGAAGTCCAGCGAGCTGGCCGTTGCCACCACCGTTGCCTACGCCAAGAAAATGGGCAAGAACCCGATCGTGGTCAACGACTGCCCGGGCTTCCTGGTCAACCGTGTCCTGTTCCCGTACTTTGGCGGTTTCGCCAAGTTGGTCAGCGCCGGTGTGGACTTCGTCCGTATCGACAAGGTCATGGAAAAATTCGGCTGGCCTATGGGCCCGGCCTACCTCATGGACGTGGTCGGCATCGACACCGGCCACCACGGCCGTGATGTGATGGCTGAAGGTTTCCCGGACCGCATGAAAGACGACCGTCGTTCGGCCGTTGACGTGCTTTACGAAGCCAAGCGCCTGGGCCAGAAGAACGGCAAGGGCTTCTACGCCTACGAGACCGACAAGAAGGGCAAGCAGAAGAAGGTCGCCGATCCGTCGGTCCTGGAAGTGCTCAAGCCAATCGTGTTTGAACAGCGCGAAGTCACCGACGAAGACATCATCAACTGGATGATGATCCCGCTGTGCCTGGAAACCGTGCGTTGCCTGGAAGACGGCATCGTCGAAACCGCTGCCGAAGCCGACATGGGTCTGGTCTACGGTATTGGTTTCCCTCCATTCCGTGGCGGTGCGCTGCGCTATATCGATTCGATCGGTGTTGCAGCGTTCGTTGCCCTGGCTGACCAGTACGCTGATTTGGGCGCGCTGTACCACCCGACCGCGAAGCTGCGCGAAATGGCCAAAAACGGCCAGAGCTTTTTCGGTTAA
- a CDS encoding TetR/AcrR family transcriptional regulator, protein MAQSETVERILDAAEQLFAEKGFAETSLRLITSKAGVNLAAVNYHFGSKKALIQAVFSRFLGPFCISLDKELERRQAKPENKATLEELLEILVEQALVVQPRSGNDLSIFMRLLGLAFSQSQGHLRRYLEDMYGKVFRRYMMLVNEAAPRIPPIELFWRVHFMLGAAAFSMSGIKALRAIAETDFGVNTSIEQVMRLMVPFLAAGMRAESGVTDTAMASAQLRPRSKSTPVAAKV, encoded by the coding sequence ATGGCCCAGTCGGAAACCGTAGAACGCATTCTTGATGCTGCCGAGCAGTTGTTCGCGGAAAAAGGTTTCGCCGAAACCTCGTTGCGTCTGATTACCAGCAAGGCCGGTGTCAATCTGGCTGCGGTGAATTATCACTTCGGGTCAAAAAAAGCGCTGATCCAGGCGGTCTTTTCCCGTTTTCTGGGGCCGTTCTGCATCAGTCTCGATAAGGAGCTGGAGCGGCGCCAGGCCAAGCCAGAGAACAAGGCGACACTTGAGGAGTTGCTTGAAATCCTCGTCGAGCAGGCTCTCGTCGTACAGCCACGCAGTGGCAACGATCTCTCTATCTTCATGCGTTTGCTGGGGCTGGCCTTCAGTCAGAGCCAGGGGCATTTGCGTCGTTATCTGGAAGACATGTACGGCAAGGTGTTTCGCCGCTACATGATGCTGGTCAACGAAGCCGCGCCGCGTATCCCGCCGATCGAACTGTTCTGGCGCGTGCACTTCATGCTGGGGGCCGCTGCGTTCAGCATGTCCGGCATCAAGGCCTTGCGCGCCATCGCCGAAACCGACTTCGGGGTCAACACCTCCATCGAGCAGGTCATGCGACTGATGGTGCCGTTCCTGGCGGCCGGTATGCGTGCCGAGTCCGGTGTCACCGATACGGCCATGGCCAGCGCGCAGTTGCGTCCGCGTAGCAAGTCGACACCGGTTGCCGCCAAGGTTTAA
- the sulA gene encoding SOS-induced cell division inhibitor SulA has protein sequence MQFPHTSQQAQLPLFEAFMAQPLAPILKEVVESPWSTEPEVFSELSLRGAAGNCLNLLAPILRELSQDQDARWLTLIAPPASLTQAWLRDAGLNRERILLLQPRGTQSAQQLACEALRLGRSHTVVSWLNTLTANSRQQLISAARTGDAQSLNIRLG, from the coding sequence ATGCAGTTCCCACATACATCACAGCAAGCCCAACTGCCGTTGTTCGAAGCGTTCATGGCGCAGCCATTGGCGCCGATTCTGAAGGAAGTGGTCGAGTCGCCATGGAGCACCGAACCCGAGGTCTTCAGTGAGTTGTCTCTGCGTGGTGCAGCCGGGAATTGCCTGAACCTTCTGGCGCCCATCCTCAGGGAGTTGAGCCAGGATCAGGATGCGCGCTGGCTGACGCTGATCGCCCCGCCTGCCAGCCTGACCCAAGCTTGGCTGCGGGACGCCGGTCTTAACCGCGAACGTATTCTGCTGCTGCAACCGCGCGGCACCCAGAGCGCTCAACAACTGGCCTGCGAAGCCCTACGCCTGGGTCGCAGCCATACAGTTGTCAGTTGGCTCAATACGCTGACCGCCAACTCGCGACAACAGTTGATCAGCGCTGCCCGGACCGGGGACGCTCAAAGCCTGAACATTCGACTGGGTTAA
- a CDS encoding DUF6586 family protein, with protein sequence MANELYTRTNQKIYFAGLSLEALARAEEGRAMNSLALIQACRESALFHLYGALLGLCHEIAGFYRLPQANASRAESLLTREVLDTIAIPELAEMIELANNPQTWLAKLLAAHQALFQPPRAPHKPKGDVTQPLILAVNLDEEEAPDELNREELESWRQNLKGLAIRFRDGLNEC encoded by the coding sequence ATGGCCAATGAGCTCTATACCCGTACCAATCAAAAGATTTATTTCGCCGGACTGTCTCTGGAGGCGCTCGCCAGGGCCGAAGAGGGGCGGGCGATGAACTCTCTCGCGCTGATTCAGGCCTGTCGTGAGTCGGCGCTGTTTCACCTGTACGGTGCGCTGCTGGGTTTGTGTCACGAGATCGCCGGTTTCTACCGTTTGCCTCAGGCCAATGCGTCTCGGGCCGAATCGTTGCTGACTCGCGAAGTCCTGGACACCATTGCTATTCCTGAGCTGGCCGAGATGATCGAGCTGGCGAACAACCCGCAAACCTGGTTGGCCAAGTTGCTGGCGGCCCATCAGGCATTGTTTCAGCCTCCGCGGGCGCCGCACAAGCCGAAAGGGGATGTGACGCAGCCGCTGATTCTTGCGGTGAATCTGGACGAGGAAGAGGCGCCGGACGAGTTGAACCGCGAAGAACTGGAAAGCTGGCGTCAGAACCTGAAAGGGTTGGCTATTCGGTTTCGTGACGGTTTGAATGAGTGCTGA
- the topA gene encoding type I DNA topoisomerase, producing the protein MGKSLVIVESPAKAKTINKYLGNQYVVKSSIGHIRDLPTSGSASASKEPAAKRGKAAAGEVPALSPKEKARKQLVARMGVDPDHGWKAKYEILPGKEKVIEELRRLAKDADTIYLATDLDREGEAIAWHLREAIGGDDSRYKRVVFNEITKKAIQEAFSQPGELDIDRVNAQQARRFLDRVVGYMVSPLLWAKIARGLSAGRVQSVAVKLVVEREREIRAFIPEEYWEVHADLGTAKGATVRFDVAREKGEAFKPLNEAQAMAALEKLKASSYSIVKREDKPTSSKPSAPFITSTLQQAASNRLGFGVKKTMMMAQRLYEAGYITYMRTDSTNLSADAVAMARTYIEGEFGKKYLPETPNVYSSKEGAQEAHEAIRPSDANTEPSKLSGMERDAERLYELIWRQFLACQMLPAQYLSTTVTVGAGDFELRAKGRILKFDGYTRVMPQIAKPGDDDVLPDMGQGDAMKLIKLDPTQHFTKPPARYSEASLVKEMEKRGIGRPSTYAAIISTIQDRGYVALHNRRFYSEKMGDIVTERLAESFSNLMDYGFTAGMEENLDDVAQGERDWKNVLDEFYGDFKKKLELAESPENGMRANQPVMTDIPCTTCGRPMQIRTASTGVFLGCSGYSLPPKERCKATVNLVPGDEIAADDEGESESLVLRGKHRCPICSTAMDAYLLDEKRKLHICGNNPDCAGYEIEEGTYRIKGYEGPSLECDKCGSEMQLKTGRFGKFFGCTNPTCKNTRKLLKSGDAAPPKMDPVKMPELKCEKVNDTYILRDGASGLFLAASQFPKNRETRAPLVMEILPHKDEIDPKYHFLCEAPKKDPDGLPAVIRYSRKTKEQYVQTEVDGKPTGWKAFYDGGKWKVEDKRPAAKA; encoded by the coding sequence ATGGGCAAATCGCTGGTCATTGTGGAATCCCCGGCTAAGGCCAAGACCATCAACAAGTATCTGGGTAACCAATACGTGGTGAAGTCGAGTATCGGCCATATCCGAGACCTGCCCACCAGCGGTTCGGCTAGCGCCAGCAAAGAGCCAGCCGCCAAGCGCGGCAAGGCTGCTGCGGGTGAAGTGCCGGCACTGTCGCCGAAAGAAAAGGCGCGCAAGCAGCTGGTCGCTCGCATGGGAGTCGATCCCGATCATGGCTGGAAAGCCAAGTACGAGATCCTTCCAGGCAAGGAAAAGGTCATCGAAGAGCTGCGCCGGCTCGCCAAGGATGCTGACACCATCTATCTCGCAACCGACTTGGATCGCGAGGGGGAAGCCATTGCCTGGCACCTGCGCGAAGCCATCGGTGGTGACGACAGCCGCTACAAACGCGTGGTGTTCAACGAAATCACCAAGAAGGCTATTCAGGAAGCCTTCTCCCAGCCGGGCGAACTGGATATCGATCGCGTAAATGCCCAGCAGGCCCGTCGTTTCCTCGACCGCGTCGTGGGTTACATGGTGTCGCCACTGCTGTGGGCCAAGATTGCCCGTGGCCTGTCCGCCGGCCGTGTGCAGTCGGTAGCCGTGAAACTGGTGGTCGAGCGTGAGCGTGAGATCCGCGCGTTCATCCCGGAAGAGTATTGGGAGGTTCACGCTGACCTCGGCACCGCCAAGGGTGCAACCGTGCGTTTCGATGTCGCCCGCGAGAAAGGCGAAGCCTTCAAACCGCTCAACGAAGCCCAGGCCATGGCCGCGCTGGAGAAGCTCAAGGCTTCCAGCTACAGCATCGTCAAGCGCGAAGACAAGCCGACCAGCAGCAAGCCGTCGGCGCCGTTCATCACCTCCACCCTGCAGCAGGCCGCGAGTAACCGCCTGGGCTTCGGTGTGAAGAAAACCATGATGATGGCCCAGCGTCTGTATGAAGCCGGCTACATCACTTATATGCGTACCGACTCCACCAACCTCTCGGCTGACGCCGTGGCGATGGCGCGTACTTATATTGAAGGCGAGTTCGGCAAGAAGTACCTGCCGGAAACGCCGAACGTCTATAGCAGCAAGGAAGGCGCACAAGAGGCTCACGAAGCGATTCGTCCGTCCGACGCCAACACCGAGCCAAGCAAGCTCTCGGGCATGGAACGTGACGCCGAGCGCCTCTACGAGCTGATCTGGCGCCAGTTCCTGGCTTGTCAGATGCTGCCGGCCCAATACCTGTCGACCACGGTCACCGTCGGTGCCGGTGACTTCGAGTTGCGTGCCAAGGGCCGTATCCTCAAGTTCGACGGTTACACCCGCGTCATGCCGCAAATCGCCAAGCCGGGCGATGATGACGTACTGCCGGACATGGGCCAGGGCGACGCGATGAAGCTGATCAAGCTTGATCCGACCCAGCACTTTACCAAACCGCCGGCGCGTTATTCGGAAGCCAGCCTGGTAAAGGAAATGGAAAAACGCGGCATCGGTCGTCCTTCGACCTATGCGGCGATCATTTCGACCATTCAGGACCGCGGATACGTGGCGCTGCACAACCGTCGTTTCTATTCGGAAAAGATGGGTGACATCGTCACCGAGCGTCTGGCCGAAAGCTTCTCCAACCTGATGGACTACGGTTTCACTGCCGGCATGGAAGAGAACCTCGATGACGTGGCCCAGGGCGAACGCGACTGGAAAAACGTGCTCGACGAGTTTTACGGCGACTTCAAGAAAAAACTCGAATTGGCCGAAAGCCCGGAAAACGGCATGCGGGCCAACCAGCCGGTGATGACCGATATTCCGTGCACGACCTGCGGTCGCCCGATGCAGATTCGTACTGCATCGACCGGCGTGTTCCTCGGTTGCTCGGGCTACAGCCTGCCACCGAAAGAGCGCTGCAAGGCCACCGTCAACCTGGTTCCCGGCGATGAAATCGCCGCGGACGACGAGGGTGAGTCGGAGTCCCTGGTGTTGCGCGGCAAGCATCGTTGCCCAATCTGCAGCACGGCGATGGACGCTTATCTGCTCGACGAGAAGCGCAAGCTGCACATCTGCGGTAACAACCCGGATTGCGCGGGCTACGAAATCGAAGAAGGCACCTACCGCATCAAGGGCTACGAAGGTCCGAGCCTGGAGTGCGACAAGTGCGGCAGCGAGATGCAGCTCAAGACCGGCCGTTTCGGCAAGTTCTTCGGTTGCACCAACCCGACGTGCAAGAACACTCGCAAACTGCTGAAAAGTGGTGATGCGGCGCCGCCGAAGATGGATCCGGTGAAGATGCCTGAGCTGAAATGCGAAAAGGTCAACGACACCTACATCCTGCGCGACGGTGCGTCCGGTCTGTTCCTGGCGGCCAGCCAGTTCCCGAAAAACCGTGAAACTCGTGCGCCACTGGTCATGGAAATCTTGCCGCACAAGGATGAGATCGATCCGAAGTATCACTTCCTCTGCGAAGCGCCGAAGAAGGATCCGGACGGTCTCCCGGCAGTGATCCGTTACAGCCGCAAGACCAAAGAGCAATATGTGCAGACAGAGGTCGACGGCAAGCCAACTGGCTGGAAAGCGTTCTACGACGGTGGCAAGTGGAAGGTCGAGGACAAGCGACCGGCTGCGAAGGCATAA
- a CDS encoding DUF1653 domain-containing protein, which yields MPIQPGLYQHYKGPQYRVFSVARHSETEEEVVFYQALYGDYGFWVRPLSMFLESVEVDGEQVPRFALVQAEPSVFSKP from the coding sequence ATGCCGATACAACCTGGGCTCTACCAACATTACAAAGGTCCGCAGTACCGTGTATTCAGTGTTGCACGGCATTCGGAAACCGAAGAAGAAGTGGTCTTCTACCAAGCCCTGTATGGCGATTACGGCTTTTGGGTGCGTCCCTTGAGCATGTTCCTGGAGTCGGTCGAAGTTGACGGCGAGCAGGTGCCACGCTTTGCTTTGGTGCAAGCCGAACCGAGTGTTTTTTCCAAGCCATAA